The Silvibacterium dinghuense DNA window GGACAAGACGCTGACCACGACCGGGCTGGGATCGCAGATCAGCCTGGCCAGCAACCAGGGCAACTTCCCCACGCTGCTGCTAGCTACGATCATCATGGCTCTCATGGTGGTGACGATCAACCGGCTGGTGTGGCGTCCGCTTTACCGTCTGGCGGAGACGAAGTACCGGCTCGAAGGCTAAGATTCAGGGCGTGCCAGCGGCATGCCCTGTTCTGGTATCCTCGCGGGCATGCCGCTGGAGACTCCTATGGCTGCCTTCCCCTACACGCTTGCTCCCTGGCTGAATGTCCGCGCAAGCTCGAGCCCCAGCGCGCTGGAGTTTTACAAAGCCGCGCTCGGAGCCGAAGAGCGCTTTCACGTGGATGATGGGGATGGGCACATCGTCGCCCGGCTCTCGATCCATGGCGCAGAATTCTGGCTCTCCGATGAGTCTCCGGAGCATGGCAACTACAGCCCGGAGAGCATTCATGGCTGCTCGGTGCGCCTGATCCTTTCTGTTCCCGATCCAGACGCAAGGGTCGCACGCGCAGTAGAGATGGGCGCAGAGCTGCTTTGCCCTGTGCAGGAAGACCATGGTTGGCGTGTCGGACGCATCCGGGACCCATTCGGCCATATCTGGGAAATCGCGCGTCCTCCGTCCTCCGCAGAGCTGACAGGGTAGCGGTTGCGACCAAGAGGGGTATAACGACATCCTGTATATATGCCCACCGCCACACTCAGGGCCTCGGACGATGCCCTGTTGGCCGCCGGGAGCCAATCTTCCCTGTCTTCTTCCAGCCTGAAGCCGCAACGCGGCGTTTTTCCCGTCTTCCTGTGCGGGATGCTCGCTTTTCTCGAGCTCTACTGCACGCAGCCGATGCTCCCCATGCTAGCGCATGTCTTCCACGCCTCAGAAGCCAGCGTGAGCGGCACGATCAGTGCTTCGACATTCGGGGTGGCCATCTCGGCCGCGCTGCTGGCGCTCTTCGGAGAACGCCTGGACCGTAAGAAAACGATCGTCGCTTCCATGGTGGCCCTGGCAATATGCACGCTGCTGACGGCCACAGCCACCAGTCTGCCTGTGCTGGCGTTATGGCGCATGCTGCAGGGATTGATTACGCCGGGCGTCTTCATTCTCACCATTGCCTATGTCACCGAAGAGTGGCCGCCGCTCGAGGTTCCCCGCGTGATGAGCTACTATGTCGGCGGCACGGTCTTTGGCGGATTCCTGGGACGCATTTCGGCCGGAATACTGGCAGAACGGCTGGGCTGGCGGCCGATCTTCCTGGTGCTGGGTATTCTGGGCCTGTTCGGCGCAGCCCTGGCGCAGAGAGTTCTCCCGCCCGCCCGCCCGAAAGAACGCAGAATCAAGAGCGCATCGCCTTTTACTCCGGTGCTGGCAAACCTGCAGAATCCACGCTTACTCGCAACCTTCGGCATCGGCTTCTGCATGCTGTACACGCTGATCTCGATCTTCAGCTACATCACCTTCTACCTGGCAGCCGCCCCTTTTCACCTTTCCACGGCGGAGCTGAGCTGGCTCTTCACCGTATACCTGTGCGGGCTGGCAGCGACGCTGGCGGCGGGAACAGTGCTGGCGCGGGTTGGCCTGCGGCACGGCATGGTAACCGCGATCGGCTTCTGCCTGGGTGGATTGATGTTGACGCTGGTGCCTTCCCTGCCGGTGATCGGGCTGGGACTGGCCATGGCCAGCTCCGGGGTCTTCATCTCACAGACCTGCGCCAACAGCTTCCTCCGTGACGCCGCACCGGCGGGAAGCCGGGTCTCTGCCGCGGGCATGTACATCTGCAGCTACTACATTGGCGGAACGGTGGGTGGCATTCTGCCCGCAGCGGCGTGGCGCATGGCGGGATGGCCCGGCTGCGTGTCCCTTACCAGCACGCTGCTGATCACAGCCGGCCTGCTGGCCTTCTTCGGATGGAAGAAGCGGACTGCGGCGCCCGATCCCATTCCGCTCTAAACAGAGAAAGAGCCGGGGATCCCCCGGCTCTTTCTCCCGCACATAGCTGCGGATTACTGCTGAGGCTGTGTGGTCGAAGAGCTATTGGCCTGCGATCCCGTTGCCGTCGGCGTGCTGCCGGTAGCGGTTGCTCCGCCACGCTGCGTATCCGCATGCTTTTCGTAAATCGAATACTGTCCGCTGGGCCGCTTCAGCTTGACCTCGATATCGCGCGTATCCGTAGTAATCGGATAATCGTCGCCGAAGGTCTGAAAGCCATTCGCAATGATCTGGAGGCGCACCACGTCCCCGATGGGAATCACTTCGATGACGGCCTTACCTTCTTCGTTTGTTTTGAGCTCGAGACCGCCTTCATCCTTGCCGTTCTTCATAGGATGAAAGATAACCGCGGCATTTTCGACGGGCTTGCCATTGGTAGCCTTGGTCACGGTTACTGTGATTTTGGCTGTCGGCGGTGGCGGCTGGTATTTGCGCCCACGGCCATCCTGGCCGTGCAGGGCGGTAGCGGCAAGTCCGATTGCGAGCAACGGCAGTGCAGTAAGGCAGCGAAGCGAGACTCCAGTCTTCATGCCCCTCATTGTATGCATTTTGACCCGCTGCCGGGAAGCGGCTCCCACCCCAGGCAAAACTCCGGCCTCAGTTTGTGCGTCTAAAGAATTCGTGCGGTGGTGCGGTATAAGACTGAAAAAGCGTACTCTGCCGGAAGCGGAACGTCACAGAAACATGCTGAGGTCCATGAAAGATCTGCGTTGCTCATCCCATTTTCTCTCGTTTTCCAGTCTGCTCCCGTGCCTCGTCATGGGCGTGGGCGCAGCTCTTTTATCCCCGGCAGGACACGCAGTCCAGGTGACACCGGAGTCGGTGGCATCCGATCCAGTACCACTGGTGCGCCGGGCCGCGGCCAACGAACTGAAGCCCTCCGATCCCCATCCCTACCGCTTCCGGCTGCGCAAGGTCGACGATGAGAAGATCATTACGAAGCTGACCGTAGAAACCAAGGAAGGCGATGTAGCGCGGATCGTCGAGTACAACGACAAGCCCGTCGGCCCGATCGTGAATCAGAACGAAATCGACCGCCTGACCAACCTGCTCGACCACCCCGATATCCAGGAACACCGGCGCAAGCGCGAGCAGGAAGACAGCAATCGCGCCAACGAGATGATTCGCATGCTGCCGGACGCCTTCCTCTATCACTTTGAAGGGATGGCCGACGGGCCGAGTGGACCTGCCTTCCGGCTCACGCTGAAGCCCAACCCGAACTTCCATCCCCCGGACCGCGAGGCGGAGGTGTACGCCGGGATGGCCGGTGAGCTATGGATCGACCAAAAGCAGGAACGCATGGTGCGGCTCGATGTGCACCTGATCGCCGATGTGAACTTCGGCTGGGGCATCCTGGGCAAGCTTTACAAAGGTGGCTCGATCCTGGTGGAGCAGAAGGACGTCGGCAACGGCCACTGGGAGCAGTTCCACTTCAAGATGAACCTCCAGGGCAAGGCGCTCCTCGTCAAGACACTGAACTTTTCCACGACCGAAGATGAGAGCGACTTTGAGCCCGTCCCGGCCGACTGGGGCTATCGCGATGCGGTAAAGCTACTGCTCGCGCAGAAACCTCCTCAGCCGGCCCAGGCAGATTCCAATGCCAAGTAACGCAGACTTTTGCGGCCACATAAAACATATCTAAATTCAATAATTTGATGCAAATTACTTAAGCCATGAGATTAAGCATTTCGGCATCGTATGCAACGAGAAAGGCGGCTCCATCTGGAGCCGCCTTTCTCGTTGCATACGAATAAGTTCAGAGGATGTCCAAGCCGCTATAGCGGAATCAGGACAGATATACCCAGA harbors:
- a CDS encoding VOC family protein; its protein translation is MAAFPYTLAPWLNVRASSSPSALEFYKAALGAEERFHVDDGDGHIVARLSIHGAEFWLSDESPEHGNYSPESIHGCSVRLILSVPDPDARVARAVEMGAELLCPVQEDHGWRVGRIRDPFGHIWEIARPPSSAELTG
- a CDS encoding MFS transporter, whose product is MPTATLRASDDALLAAGSQSSLSSSSLKPQRGVFPVFLCGMLAFLELYCTQPMLPMLAHVFHASEASVSGTISASTFGVAISAALLALFGERLDRKKTIVASMVALAICTLLTATATSLPVLALWRMLQGLITPGVFILTIAYVTEEWPPLEVPRVMSYYVGGTVFGGFLGRISAGILAERLGWRPIFLVLGILGLFGAALAQRVLPPARPKERRIKSASPFTPVLANLQNPRLLATFGIGFCMLYTLISIFSYITFYLAAAPFHLSTAELSWLFTVYLCGLAATLAAGTVLARVGLRHGMVTAIGFCLGGLMLTLVPSLPVIGLGLAMASSGVFISQTCANSFLRDAAPAGSRVSAAGMYICSYYIGGTVGGILPAAAWRMAGWPGCVSLTSTLLITAGLLAFFGWKKRTAAPDPIPL